The segment CGATCATCTCACCCGAGAATAAAGTAGCATAATAACAATATAGCGTGGCGTCAGATTCGATGAAGACGTCAAAAGCACCTTATAACTGTTACCGGAGCGTCCGATATAGTTCAATAACGACAATACTAATGTGTGTCGAGTGCTATGTAACAGTGTGATGAACAAACAAAAGTGTAATACCGCTGGAACGGTGTTCGTGTTGGTCCAAGGGCTCGTGGCCGCGCTCTTCCCTCGGTCGAGTAGCAGGTTCGTGAAGAAGATGATCGGCATGAACTTCGAAAACGCCGCCGAACTCAAGCCGAAGCCAGCGTACGTCCGGCAGTTGCGCGCGATCGGCGTCGGCATGGTCGCCGCGGCGGGGACCGATCTTCTCCTGCAGAGTGTCGAGAATACCGACGACGAGAGCCAAACCGACGAGGACACCGAGTAGCGACGGATCTACATTGAGATCTCCCCGCACGAGGACTCCACCGTCGGGGGTCTCGTGACGGTCATTTCGAACCGAGACGGTGGACGGCTGTCCCGGGTTGCCCGAAGACGGGGCGATTCCGGGCGACTTTTTATCCGGCGGATGGGATCGAACGCCATGCACGTTCTCGTTACCGGTGGGGCAGGGTTCATCGGCGGCCATCTCGCGGAGGGGTTCCTGGCGGACGGTCTCGACGTGACCGTCCTCGATATGATGGATCCGTTCTACGATCTCGGTATCAAAGAACACACCAGAGACGTCCACCGCGAACTGGCGGCCAAGCGAGGCGTCGACTATTCGTTCGTCGAGGGCGACGTTCGCGACGCCGACCTCGTCGACGAGCTCGTCGCCGACGCCGACTACGTCTATCATCAGGCGGCGAAGGCGGGCGTCCGCCCGAGCGTCGAAGCGCCGCGCGAGTACGACGAGGTGAACGTCGACGGCACGTTGAACCTCCTCGACGCCGCCCGCAAGACGGACATCGAGCGGTTCGTGATGGCCTCCTCGTCCTCCGTCTACGGCGGCCGCGAGGAGTACGTCCCGTTCTCCGAAACCGACCCGACACTGCCCGTCTCGCCGTACGGGGCGTCGAAACTCGCCGCCGAGCGCTACGACGCCGACGCCGAGCACACCCACGCCGACACGACGAAGGCACAGGCGCTATTGGGATACGATCCAGAGCACACGATCCGTGAGGGCGTGGCGAAGTTCATCGCGTGGTATCGCGAGAACCGCGAGTGGTACGAGCCGCTCGTGTTGGCGTCCTGAACTATACACGCATACAGACACCGTGGTCATAGTATATACCCCGTCCTACTCGCTCACGGCTTCTTCTTACCCAATATAATAGAGATCGTATCCTGCATACGCCCTCTCTTCAGCGTGCGATTCCTACCAATCGCTGATGGATTCAACAGAGCCCGATAAGAAGTTCCCGCGAATCGCGGGTTTCAGCGCCCGAACAGTTCGTCGACGGCCGTCTCGGCCGCTTCGACGGCCTCCCGAACGACCGCCTCGGGATCGGGGTCGTCGGGCGCGTTGAGGTACACATCGACCTCGAGTATCCCGTCTTCGAACCGGACGGTCACGTCGAGATCCGTCACCTCGGACTGTTTGTACCGCGAGAGGACGACCCCCTCGGCCGCGTCGGAGGCGGCCTCGACGACCGCCTCGTCGGTCGGCTCCGATTCGGACGCACCCGCGTTTGTCACGGCTCTACGCGCCGCCCGCGCCGGGGCCGCCCGGTCCCATCGGTCCGCCGCCGGGGCCGCCCGCACCGCCCTGCAGCATCTGCTGGAGCTCCTCTTGGAGGCTCTCGAACTGCGTTCGGACGCGATCTTCCTGTTTCTTCAGCGTCTCGACGCGGATCTCGAGGCTGTCGACTTTGTCTTCGAGGTCCTCGTGGGCCTCGTCGTAGTCGGTCTCGATGAGGAGTTCGCCGACCTCGCGGTACATCTCGGTCTCGCCTTCGATGCCGTCGAGCGTTTCGAGCGCCGTCTTCGACGACTGCAGTTGGCTCTCGGCCTGCTGTTTCTGCTGGGCGACCTGCTGTGCTGTCTCCTGAAGATCCTGGAGCTCCTCGATCTTCTCTTGGGCCTCCGGGGGAAGATTGCCTTGCATACTCGAACCTGGGATTCACGACGGAAAAACCCCCACTTTTCGATCGCGACACGTCCGAACGTCGCTCACCCGATCACGACGACTTCGCGCACGTCCAGTGCGGTCTCGAACTCGGCTCGACGACCGAGTTCGCCGCCGAGCTGTCTGAGGTGTTCCGCGTGGGCGCGCCGGAGCGCCGCCCACTCGCGGCGTTCGAGTCCGAGCTCCGCGCCGAGGTCGGCCCAGTGGCCCTCCTCGACGAAGAAGACCACCTGTCCGTTTTCCTCGTGGACGCACTCGTATCGGCGGCCATACTCGTCGCGTCTCGTCTCCAACGTCGCCTGCGCCCGGTCGACGAGTTCGGGCAGCCGCTCGCCCGAGACGGAGGCTTTCGCGGCCGCGAGGACGATCGCGTTGCCGTCGAGCGGCCCGCCCGTTCCGGTCATCCGCCGGCTCGCATGGCCTTCTGGGCGAACCGTTCGACGACCGGTCCGAGCGTCGACTCGTCGCCCTCGAAGTGGATCCGCACCTCGTTGAGCGTTATCGAGCCGACCGGGTTCACCGTTCGCTCCGAGAGCTCCGCCGTCCAGCCATCGCTTTCGATCCGATCGCTCACCTCGTCGGCGCGCTCGCCGCCGAGCGTTTCGAGGTACTGGACGGCGAGTCGCTTCGAGATGCCCCGGAACTCGCGCGTTTCCTCCATCGCCTACCCTCCCGCGACGGGCGGGAAGACGCTCAGCGTGTCGCCGTCCTCCATGACCGTCTCGGTTCCCTCGATGTGGATCACTTCCCGCCCGTTCTTCAGGACGCTCAGCTGCGGTTTGATTCCCCCCTCGTCGTCGAGGATGTCGCCCGCGACCTCGGGAAACTCCGATTCGATCGCCGCGAGCACCTCGCCGACGGTCGTCCCCGCGTCGAACTCCCGTTCGATGACTTTCTGGCCAACCGCGGCTCTGAACGTGGCGAAAAACCGCAACTCGAGCTCGATCGGCTCGTCGATCGCCCCGCTCATAGGTCCGAGAGCCGAATGCCGTCCTCGACGAGGCGAGCGTTGCGTTCGCGGTCGAGCCGTGTGGCGAGCCACTCGTGTTCGTACAGTTGCTCGATGAGGTCCGCATAGAGGTTCCGCCACGCGATGGCGAAGATGGGCGATTGCCCCCACGCCCGGAGTTCGGGGACGAACGCGTGAAAGCGCTCGACCCGGTCCTCGAAGTGTTCGATGATGTCGAGGATGCGCGCGGCTGCGTCGCCCTCGTCTTCGGCCGTCTCGACCGCGGTGGCGACGCGCGCGTTGTATCCCTCGACGGCGCGCTGCATGTCTTGGCGGGCGTTCGCGCCGTCCTCGGGGAGCGAATCGAGAAGCGGCTGGGGAACGCCGAGCTGGATCTCGTCCATACTCTGGGGTGGCGTGCCACGAATAAAAAGGTGGGTAGGGCGACCGTCACTTGCCTCGAAGCTCGCTCCGCTCGGCTATCGTTTTCCAGCTGAAGAGTTCCGTCGTTCAGCGCTCCCTACAGTGGCGCACGTCGACCGCGATCCCGCGGGTCGACTCGACCATCGCCCGCCCGTGACAGGTCGCCCGGCCGACGCCGAACGCCTTCGGCCCCTCGAAGACGACCTCGTCGCCCGGTCGAATTGCCTCGTCGGCGGCGGTGATCCCCGGCGCGAGGACGCTCCCGCTGGGGACGAACCCGTCGATCTCGACGCGTTTCGTCGGCGCGTCGCTGTCGATCCACGCCCGCGCCCCGGCGGCCGTCAACGAGAGCGTGCCGTACTGCGGAACCATCGTCGCCAGGTGGTCGCCGTCGCCGTCGCGGACCCGCAGTTTCGGGTAGATCCCCTCGGTCGTCACGTCGGGGCCGAACACTGCATCGCCCGCACCGTCGCCGAACTGGAAGTCCGCGATCGCCCGCACCGTCGCGGCCTCGCGCTCGCTCTTGTAGTAGCTCGACTCGCCCTCAAGCGCCGAATCGAGCGCCGCGAGCGACTCGTCGGTCGTCGGATGGTCGGCGACGGTGTACTCGAACTCGACGCCGAGGGAGTCCTCGACGCGCTCGCAAATTTCGCGGTAGCCCTCGCCGGGGACGTGCGCGATGTGGCGGTCGTAGTCGGCGCGTTCGAGGTACGCTTCCAAGACGGTGGCGACGAACTCGATCTCGGTCGCCGTCCACTCGCCGGTCACGACGCTGTCGTAGTGTTGGGCCGGGTACGTCGTTTCGAGCTCGTTCGGCACGACGCCGATCGGCGAGGTCATCGAGACGATGTGGCCCCGATAGCCGATCGCGCGGCTGAACTGCTCGTGGCTCTGCGATTCGCTGTAGGGTTTTCGCGCCGAACACGGCACCAACACGAGCGGCGCGTCGAGGCGGCGGCGATACCGGCTCGTCACCCGCTCGGCGAAGCGCTGGATCTCCGGTCGGCGGAGCGAGTCGTCGGTCGCCGCCAGCAGCTCGTTGCGCCGGAAGACGGGGGTTCGCTCCTCGACGTAGCCGTACTGCTGATCGAGCAGGCGGAACGTCGCCGTCAGCCACACCTCGTGGCGGGCCTGCCCCTCGACGTAATCACGGAGGCGGCCATCGGCGATCCGGCGACGGACGCGGGCGAGTTCGGCGCGGAGGGCGTTCGCGTTGTGCTCGGCGCAGTCGCCGCGGTCGAACGCCTCGACTGACCGCTGGCAGGCCGGACACGCACACGGCAACTCGTCGAGATCCTCGAGGAACGCTTCGCCGTCGCCGGTGAGGTAAAATCCCTCAAGTCCCCGCGCCCTGGCGTGTTTCTCGTCGAAAAGGTCACAGCCCGCATACGCGAGCGTGGCGACGTTCGCCGGCGTCGCGACGCCGGGGACGTACAGCGCGGTGTCGTCCGGGACGGCCTCGCGAACCGAGCGCACGGCGTCGACGAACGCCTCGGCGTGACCCGCGTACCCGCCGGCGTTCGACAGCACGTACGCGTCCGCGCCGTGGTCGGCCGCGGTGCCCGGCGAGACGACCGCGGCGCTCGGGAACTCGACGTCGGGATACTCGACGGCGAAGGCCTCCTCGACCGGCGCTTCGGTGCCCGGCGGCAGCGCTCGGTGCGGTAGGATCGTCAGCGTCGCCTCGTCGCCCGCTGGCATCGGCTGTTCCTCGTGCCAGCGACTGCCCGCGTCCTCGACGACCGCGTCGACGAGCGCCGGCGTCGAGAGCGGGTCGGCGAGTCGCACTTCTCCGCGACGGGCGGCGCCGTCGCGGCCGTGCACCTCGAAATACTCGGTCATACGCCCCGTCGTCGCCGCGGGGGTAATTGTTCGTCGGTTCTCGCCGCCGATCGGACGCCGCTGAACGCCGGGGGCGACCCGTCTCCGGTATCGCGCGCTTTTTTACTCGTTCGACCCCTCCACGGCGACATGAAGACGCGCGCGGTTTCGGGACTGCCGGAGATACACGCGGGTGACGACCTCGCGGCGCTCATCGACGACCGGTTCGACTTCGAGGAGGGCGACGTGCTCTGTCTCGCGAGCACCGTCGTCTCGAAAGCCGAGGGACGAAAGGCCGATTTCTCGGCGTTTCCGCCATCAGAACGGGCCGAATCGATCGCCGAGCGGCTCGAATCCATCACGGGCGAGTCGAAGGACCCCCGCTTCGCACAGGCGGTCATCGAGGAGAGCGAGGAACTGCTCACCGACGCCCCCTTCCTGCTCGCGGTGACGCGGTTCGGGCATATCACGGTCAACGCGGGGATCGATCGCTCGAACGTCCCCGACGCGGACCTCCTCCTGTTGCCGGAGGATCCGAGCGCGTCGGCGGAACGGCTCTCGGAGGCGCTCGGCGTCCCGGTCGTCGTGACCGACACGTCGGGGCGGCCCTTCCGATACGGCCAGCGCGGCGTCGCCGTCGGCTGGGCCGGCATTCCGGCCTCGCGCGACTGGCGCGGCGAGTTCGACCGCGACGGCCGCGAACTCGGGGTGACCGTCCAGTCGGTCGTCGACGAACTCGCCGGCGCGGCGAACCTCGTCGCAGGCGAAGGGAACGACGGGACGCCCGCCGTCGTCGTTCGCGACTGGGCGTTCGGCGACCACGCCGGCAGCGAAGAACTGTTTCGCCGCGAGGAGGACGACATCGTCCGCGAGGCGCTCCGCAACTGGGAGTTCGACGGATGATCGGGATCGAACTCACCCCCGAACACCCCGTGCGCCGCATCGCCGACCTCGGCGAGCGCGCCGAGGCCAACGGGTTCGACACCGCCTTTTGCTCGTCGCACTACAACAACCGCGACCCCTTGCTCGCGCTGGATCGCATCGCTCGACGGACCGATTCGATCCGCGTCGGCCCCGGCGTCGCGAACCCCTATGAGACGCACCCCGTGACGCTCGCCTCGCGCGTTGCGACGCTGCAGGAAGCCTCGGGCGGTCGCGCCGTCTTCGGGATCGGCGCGGGCGACCGATCGACGCTCGAGAACCTCGGCTACGACCACGACCGCCCGCTCCGCCGCGTGTTGGAGGCGTTCAAAGTCGCCGAGGACCTCTTCGCGGGCGAGCGCGTCGATCACGACGGGACGTTCCGCGCGCACGACGCGGGGCTCAACTTCGACGTCGAGGGGTCGATCCCGATCTACGTCGGCGCGCAGGGGCCGCACATGATTCGGATGGCCGCGAAACACGCCGATGGCGTCCTGTTGAACGGCTCACACCCCCGCGATTTCGCGTGGGCGGCCGAACAGGTCGAGGCCGGCCTCGACGAGCGCCCCGACGAACGCGGCGCGTTCGACTTCGCCGCCTACGCCTCGGTTTCTGTCGCCCGAGACGGGGACGCCGCGAGGGAGGCCGCCCGTCCGCCCGTCGCCTTCATCGCCGCCGGGGCGGCCCCGCCGGTGTTGGACCGCCACGGGATCGACCGCGAGCGAGCCGAGACGATCGGGACGCACATCTCCGCGGGGGAGTTCGAAGCCGCGTTCGGCGCGGTGACCGAGGAGATGACCGAGGCGTTCTGCATCGCGGGAACGCCGGAGGAAGTGACCGAACGCATCGACGCCGTCCTGAGACACGCCGACAGTTTCGTCGCCGGCTCGCCGCTGGGGCCGGACCTCGACGAGGCGATCAGGCTGGCTGGTTCGGCTCTTCGGCACCGGTCAGACCGCGCTTGATCGACGCGACGACCGCGCCGAGCGTGGCGACGCCGAAGACAGTCACCGAAAAGCCCGTGATGATCGCGCCGCTGAGCAACATCGCCGCGACGAGCGGATCGACGCTCGCGATCTCGGCGAACTGCTCGATCGCTCCGACCGTGTTCTCCCGAATTCCGCTCTCGATTTCGACCATATCGCCCCGTTGAACCGAACCTACTTGTGTGTATCCGTCTCGTCCTCACCGTTCAAGTGGATCGACCCCTACGTGGTGGTATGAAGGACGCCTCGATAGACGACTTTCTCGACGGGGGCGAACGCGACGGCGAGGACGACGAGCGGGATGCGAACGGGCGTGAGGTCGGCGGCGAGGGGGCGGACGGGCACGCGAGCACGGGAGACGAGGGAGCGGATGCGAGCGACGAAGCGACCGGACGCGACGGCGGCGACGATCCGAGGCACTCGGTCGAGCCGGCGACCTCGACGTACGCGTGGTCGCCCGACGGGCCCGTCTGCGCCGACTGTGGGGACGCCGTCGACCGCCGCTGGCGCGACGGCGATCGGCTCGTCTGCGCGGAGTGTAAGGCGTGGTAGCGCCGCGGCTCCGATAACGAAAAGACCCGTCGCCCGCAAACGGTGGTATGCGTATCGCCGTGCCCAACAAGGGGCGTCTCCACGACCCGGCGCTGAAACTGCTCGAACGCGCCGGTCTCCACGTACAGGACGGTGCCGACCGGAAGCTCTACGCGAACACCGTCGACCCCGACGTGTCGGTGCTGTTCGCCCGCGCCGCCGACATTCCCGAGTACGTCAGTGACGGCGCGGCGGCGCTCGGAATTACGGGGCTCGATCAGGCGACCGAGTCAGATGTCGAGTTAGTCGACCTCCTCGACCTCGAGTTCGGGAGCTGTCGGCTCGTCCTCGCCTCCCCCGAAGAGGGCGGCGTCACCTCGCCCGAGGAGCTCTCGGGCGGCACCGTCGCCACCGAGTTCCCGACGATCACCCGGAACTACTTCGAGGAGATCGGCGTCTCCCCGGAGATCGTCGAGGTCTCGGGCGCGACCGAACTGACGCCGCACGTCGATATCGCCGACGCGATCGTCGATATCACCTCGACTGGGACGACGCTGCGGATGAACCGCCTCTCGATCGTCGACGAGGTGCTCGGATCGTCGGTCCGGCTGTTCGCCGATCCGGCGGTCGCCGACGATCCGAAGATCGCACAGATCAAGACGGCGTTCCGGTCGGTCCTCGACGCCGATGGCAAGCGATACGTGATGATGAACGTCCCCGAAGACGCCCTCGACGACGTGAAAGAACAGATCCCCGGGATGGGCGGCCCGACCGTGATGGACATCGCCGGCGGGGACGGGGTCGCCGTCCACGTCGTCGTCGACGAACGCGAGGTGTTCGAGGTGATCCCCGATCTCAAGGCCGCCGGGGCGACGGATATCCTCGTGACCGAGATCGAGCGACTGGTGCCCTGACCGTCAAGCGGATCGCGCTATGCGGTTCGCGACTCCGTCTCGGGGACCGACGCCCGGGCGCGCTTTTCGAGCGTCTC is part of the Natronomonas salsuginis genome and harbors:
- a CDS encoding GDP-mannose 4,6-dehydratase; amino-acid sequence: MHVLVTGGAGFIGGHLAEGFLADGLDVTVLDMMDPFYDLGIKEHTRDVHRELAAKRGVDYSFVEGDVRDADLVDELVADADYVYHQAAKAGVRPSVEAPREYDEVNVDGTLNLLDAARKTDIERFVMASSSSVYGGREEYVPFSETDPTLPVSPYGASKLAAERYDADAEHTHADTTKAQALLGYDPEHTIREGVAKFIAWYRENREWYEPLVLAS
- a CDS encoding DUF3194 domain-containing protein yields the protein MTNAGASESEPTDEAVVEAASDAAEGVVLSRYKQSEVTDLDVTVRFEDGILEVDVYLNAPDDPDPEAVVREAVEAAETAVDELFGR
- a CDS encoding prefoldin subunit beta, which produces MQGNLPPEAQEKIEELQDLQETAQQVAQQKQQAESQLQSSKTALETLDGIEGETEMYREVGELLIETDYDEAHEDLEDKVDSLEIRVETLKKQEDRVRTQFESLQEELQQMLQGGAGGPGGGPMGPGGPGAGGA
- a CDS encoding ubiquitin-like small modifier protein 1 — encoded protein: MELELRFFATFRAAVGQKVIEREFDAGTTVGEVLAAIESEFPEVAGDILDDEGGIKPQLSVLKNGREVIHIEGTETVMEDGDTLSVFPPVAGG
- the arcS gene encoding archaeosine synthase subunit alpha — encoded protein: MTEYFEVHGRDGAARRGEVRLADPLSTPALVDAVVEDAGSRWHEEQPMPAGDEATLTILPHRALPPGTEAPVEEAFAVEYPDVEFPSAAVVSPGTAADHGADAYVLSNAGGYAGHAEAFVDAVRSVREAVPDDTALYVPGVATPANVATLAYAGCDLFDEKHARARGLEGFYLTGDGEAFLEDLDELPCACPACQRSVEAFDRGDCAEHNANALRAELARVRRRIADGRLRDYVEGQARHEVWLTATFRLLDQQYGYVEERTPVFRRNELLAATDDSLRRPEIQRFAERVTSRYRRRLDAPLVLVPCSARKPYSESQSHEQFSRAIGYRGHIVSMTSPIGVVPNELETTYPAQHYDSVVTGEWTATEIEFVATVLEAYLERADYDRHIAHVPGEGYREICERVEDSLGVEFEYTVADHPTTDESLAALDSALEGESSYYKSEREAATVRAIADFQFGDGAGDAVFGPDVTTEGIYPKLRVRDGDGDHLATMVPQYGTLSLTAAGARAWIDSDAPTKRVEIDGFVPSGSVLAPGITAADEAIRPGDEVVFEGPKAFGVGRATCHGRAMVESTRGIAVDVRHCRER
- a CDS encoding coenzyme F420-0:L-glutamate ligase; amino-acid sequence: MKTRAVSGLPEIHAGDDLAALIDDRFDFEEGDVLCLASTVVSKAEGRKADFSAFPPSERAESIAERLESITGESKDPRFAQAVIEESEELLTDAPFLLAVTRFGHITVNAGIDRSNVPDADLLLLPEDPSASAERLSEALGVPVVVTDTSGRPFRYGQRGVAVGWAGIPASRDWRGEFDRDGRELGVTVQSVVDELAGAANLVAGEGNDGTPAVVVRDWAFGDHAGSEELFRREEDDIVREALRNWEFDG
- a CDS encoding 5,10-methylenetetrahydromethanopterin reductase, giving the protein MIGIELTPEHPVRRIADLGERAEANGFDTAFCSSHYNNRDPLLALDRIARRTDSIRVGPGVANPYETHPVTLASRVATLQEASGGRAVFGIGAGDRSTLENLGYDHDRPLRRVLEAFKVAEDLFAGERVDHDGTFRAHDAGLNFDVEGSIPIYVGAQGPHMIRMAAKHADGVLLNGSHPRDFAWAAEQVEAGLDERPDERGAFDFAAYASVSVARDGDAAREAARPPVAFIAAGAAPPVLDRHGIDRERAETIGTHISAGEFEAAFGAVTEEMTEAFCIAGTPEEVTERIDAVLRHADSFVAGSPLGPDLDEAIRLAGSALRHRSDRA
- a CDS encoding DUF7573 domain-containing protein, whose translation is MKDASIDDFLDGGERDGEDDERDANGREVGGEGADGHASTGDEGADASDEATGRDGGDDPRHSVEPATSTYAWSPDGPVCADCGDAVDRRWRDGDRLVCAECKAW
- the hisG gene encoding ATP phosphoribosyltransferase — translated: MRIAVPNKGRLHDPALKLLERAGLHVQDGADRKLYANTVDPDVSVLFARAADIPEYVSDGAAALGITGLDQATESDVELVDLLDLEFGSCRLVLASPEEGGVTSPEELSGGTVATEFPTITRNYFEEIGVSPEIVEVSGATELTPHVDIADAIVDITSTGTTLRMNRLSIVDEVLGSSVRLFADPAVADDPKIAQIKTAFRSVLDADGKRYVMMNVPEDALDDVKEQIPGMGGPTVMDIAGGDGVAVHVVVDEREVFEVIPDLKAAGATDILVTEIERLVP